Proteins encoded by one window of Streptococcus suis S735:
- a CDS encoding aminopeptidase, with amino-acid sequence MVLPNFKENLAKYAKLLVSTGINVQPGHTVQLTIGVEQAELARLIVKEAYAHGAKEVLVNWLDDVIARERLVNVDVELLEQVHPQRITEMNYLLERKASRLVVLSEDPGAYDGVDPEKLSRNARALSQALNPMRQASQANKISWTLGAASGLEWAKKVFPNATSDEEAVDLLWDQIFKTCRIYDEDPIKAWEEHEARLVAKAKVLNDEQFVKLHYTAPGTDLVLGMPKNHLWEAAGSINAQGEKFIANMPTEEVFTAPDYRVADGYVTSTKPLSYNGNIIEGIKVTFKDGEIVDVTAEKGDEVMKKLVFDNAGARGLGEVALVPDKSPISQSGVTFFNTLFDENASNHLAIGQAYAFSIEGGTEMSQEELKEAGLNRSDVHVDFMIGSNKMNIDGIREDGTRVPIFRDGEWAI; translated from the coding sequence ATGGTATTACCAAATTTTAAAGAAAATCTCGCTAAATATGCTAAACTCTTGGTTTCAACAGGTATCAATGTCCAACCTGGTCACACGGTTCAATTGACAATTGGTGTGGAACAGGCTGAGTTGGCACGCTTGATTGTCAAAGAAGCTTACGCTCACGGTGCTAAGGAAGTCTTGGTCAACTGGTTGGACGATGTGATTGCGCGCGAGCGTTTGGTCAATGTAGATGTGGAACTCTTGGAACAAGTTCACCCACAACGCATCACTGAAATGAACTACCTCTTGGAGCGGAAGGCCAGCCGTTTGGTTGTCTTGTCAGAAGATCCAGGGGCCTACGACGGTGTGGATCCAGAGAAATTGTCTCGCAACGCTCGTGCACTCAGCCAGGCTTTGAACCCAATGCGGCAAGCATCCCAAGCTAACAAAATCAGCTGGACACTTGGTGCAGCATCTGGTTTGGAATGGGCCAAAAAAGTTTTCCCAAATGCAACGTCTGACGAAGAAGCAGTAGACTTACTTTGGGACCAAATTTTCAAGACTTGCCGTATCTACGATGAAGATCCAATCAAAGCCTGGGAAGAGCATGAAGCACGTTTGGTAGCAAAAGCTAAGGTTCTTAACGACGAGCAGTTTGTCAAATTGCACTACACAGCACCAGGAACCGACCTTGTTCTTGGTATGCCGAAAAACCACTTATGGGAAGCGGCTGGTTCGATCAATGCCCAAGGTGAGAAGTTTATTGCCAACATGCCAACAGAAGAAGTCTTTACAGCTCCTGACTATCGTGTGGCCGATGGTTATGTAACTTCTACAAAACCGCTTAGCTATAACGGCAATATTATCGAAGGTATTAAGGTAACCTTTAAAGATGGTGAGATTGTAGATGTGACTGCTGAAAAAGGCGACGAAGTCATGAAGAAACTGGTCTTTGACAATGCTGGTGCACGCGGTCTAGGTGAAGTTGCCCTTGTACCAGATAAGAGCCCAATCTCTCAATCAGGTGTAACTTTCTTCAACACTCTCTTTGATGAAAATGCCTCAAACCACTTGGCGATTGGTCAAGCCTATGCCTTCTCTATCGAAGGTGGTACAGAAATGAGCCAAGAAGAGCTCAAAGAAGCTGGTCTCAACCGCTCAGATGTTCACGTGGACTTCATGATTGGTTCTAACAAGATGAACATTGACGGAATCCGTGAAGACGGTACTCGTGTGCCAATCTTCCGTGACGGTGAGTGGGCTATCTAA
- a CDS encoding nitroreductase family protein, with translation MSNFAKLQETRRSIYALGKDLPVSNEEVVALVEKAMKESPSAFNSQSSRAVVLFGAESEVFWNEIAYSELEKVTPAEAFEATKGRLAGFAAGAGTILFFEDQDVVKGLQESFPLYAENFPIWSEQAHGINLYAVWLAFAEKNIGMNVQHYNPLVDAQVAEKYGIPANWKLRAQAPFGSIAAPAADKDYMADSDRVKVFGN, from the coding sequence ATGTCAAACTTTGCAAAACTTCAAGAAACTCGCCGTTCAATCTACGCACTTGGTAAAGACTTGCCAGTATCAAATGAAGAAGTAGTAGCACTTGTTGAGAAAGCCATGAAAGAATCTCCATCAGCTTTCAACTCACAATCTAGCCGTGCAGTGGTACTTTTTGGTGCGGAGTCAGAAGTTTTCTGGAACGAAATTGCCTACAGCGAATTGGAAAAAGTAACGCCTGCAGAAGCTTTTGAAGCTACAAAAGGTCGCTTAGCTGGTTTTGCGGCTGGTGCCGGTACTATCTTGTTCTTCGAAGACCAAGACGTGGTGAAAGGCTTACAAGAAAGCTTCCCACTTTACGCTGAAAACTTCCCAATCTGGTCTGAACAAGCTCATGGTATCAACTTGTACGCAGTATGGTTGGCCTTTGCTGAGAAAAATATCGGTATGAACGTACAACACTACAACCCATTGGTTGATGCACAAGTTGCTGAAAAATACGGTATCCCAGCTAACTGGAAACTCCGCGCCCAAGCACCATTCGGAAGCATTGCAGCTCCAGCAGCAGACAAAGACTATATGGCGGATTCTGACCGTGTAAAGGTTTTTGGTAACTAA
- a CDS encoding LemA family protein gives MKKRNILVELLKGIGLVLLSTILWTLILSFATPESSSGIYEPFPGFTVIAGILTSFILHIIMKYNQLRQAEQAAKASKSHIVVIEERNQALMKKANRLVEKHQNLEKETILDINKSVSKIRTVEEKTVMKSTKIESSQEFGQFLRQMPELMANKHIERLLNEIFETENNLAQWKISYNQQVEYFNTLLHQFPISVIAKIIRLKDLEFYKEHSLTDFTDEMLGL, from the coding sequence ATGAAAAAAAGAAATATTTTAGTTGAGTTATTAAAAGGAATTGGTCTAGTACTGCTTTCTACTATCTTGTGGACATTGATCTTATCTTTTGCCACACCGGAATCATCATCAGGTATTTACGAACCTTTTCCAGGTTTTACTGTGATTGCTGGTATACTAACGAGTTTCATTCTCCATATCATTATGAAGTATAACCAACTTCGTCAGGCTGAACAAGCCGCGAAAGCTAGTAAAAGTCATATCGTTGTTATTGAAGAGCGCAATCAGGCCTTGATGAAGAAAGCAAACCGCTTGGTTGAAAAACACCAGAATCTTGAAAAAGAAACCATTTTGGACATCAATAAATCCGTTTCCAAAATTCGAACGGTTGAAGAAAAAACTGTTATGAAATCCACCAAGATTGAAAGTTCACAAGAATTTGGTCAATTTTTGCGTCAAATGCCGGAATTGATGGCCAATAAACATATTGAAAGGTTACTGAATGAAATTTTTGAAACAGAAAATAATTTAGCACAATGGAAGATTTCATACAATCAGCAGGTTGAGTATTTCAATACTCTGTTGCATCAGTTTCCGATTAGCGTCATTGCCAAAATCATTCGCCTGAAGGACTTGGAATTTTATAAGGAACATTCGCTGACTGATTTTACAGACGAGATGTTGGGGCTATAA